In Bacillus sp. NP247, one DNA window encodes the following:
- a CDS encoding LCP family protein: protein MNMSSELEQNTRSNKKRSKRKSIKWFILIPFFLLIFGGVGYGSFIYNKAKAVVSDAYAKIDKSSKRDKEVEPLKDNISILIMGVDGSEMRKSQYGEAVRTDALLLATINKDDKSVKLVSIPRDSRVYIPSRKKLDKITHAHVFGGVESTRDTVERFLNVPVDYYVKFNFESFVQIVDSLGGIDIDVPVTFTEQDSKDQAGMIHLEKGFQHLNGEQALALARTRKIDSDTMRGQRQQLVIEAIAKKAMSVQSISKMGSLLDAVDKNMKTNLTFDDMLAITKNMAGSDLQMEKMQIEGTDKRIGGIYYYIPNEKNVKDISNKLNQHLGVTPKSVRNE, encoded by the coding sequence ATGAACATGAGCTCTGAATTAGAACAAAACACGAGAAGCAATAAAAAACGTTCTAAACGAAAGTCAATAAAATGGTTCATTTTAATTCCATTTTTCCTACTTATTTTTGGAGGAGTAGGATATGGATCGTTTATATATAACAAAGCAAAAGCTGTTGTAAGTGATGCGTATGCAAAAATTGATAAGTCATCAAAGCGTGATAAAGAAGTTGAACCTTTAAAGGATAATATTTCAATATTAATCATGGGTGTAGACGGAAGTGAAATGAGAAAAAGCCAATACGGCGAAGCAGTTCGGACAGATGCACTTTTATTAGCGACAATTAATAAAGATGATAAGTCAGTTAAATTAGTAAGTATTCCACGTGATTCACGTGTTTATATTCCATCTAGAAAAAAATTAGATAAAATTACACACGCACACGTATTTGGTGGTGTTGAAAGTACACGAGATACAGTGGAACGATTTTTAAATGTTCCAGTTGATTATTATGTGAAGTTTAACTTCGAGTCATTTGTACAAATTGTAGATTCGCTTGGTGGTATTGATATTGATGTACCGGTTACTTTCACAGAACAAGATAGTAAAGACCAAGCAGGTATGATCCATTTAGAAAAAGGTTTCCAACATTTAAATGGAGAGCAAGCACTTGCACTTGCGAGAACGCGTAAAATTGACAGTGATACAATGCGTGGTCAAAGACAACAACTTGTAATTGAAGCAATTGCGAAAAAAGCAATGTCTGTTCAATCTATTAGTAAAATGGGCTCTTTACTTGATGCAGTTGATAAAAATATGAAAACAAATTTAACATTTGATGATATGCTTGCTATTACGAAAAATATGGCAGGATCAGATCTGCAAATGGAAAAGATGCAAATAGAAGGAACGGATAAACGTATTGGTGGTATTTATTATTACATTCCAAACGAAAAAAATGTAAAAGATATTTCAAATAAGTTGAATCAACATCTAGGTGTAACGCCAAAATCAGTTCGAAACGAATAG
- a CDS encoding YkyA family protein: MKYGKVAVVGALSVGLLSGCFGEKPEENLYTAFETAATQEKSLADDTKKLEQLEKQGQELYSQILQEGKEHNEAVTKKIEEATANVNEREKVLKNEKELLEKAQKETKSVQSNIEKLEDKKLQKQAKAVEESYKNRYDTFQKMNEDYTKALANEKELYEKLKVKETKLKEIGEKVKTVNELNVEAQKAKEQFNKHTKEYNDSKLAFYKDAQIKIKEQK; encoded by the coding sequence TTGAAGTATGGAAAAGTAGCAGTAGTTGGAGCATTATCAGTAGGATTATTATCAGGTTGTTTCGGTGAAAAACCAGAAGAAAATTTATATACGGCTTTTGAAACAGCAGCGACACAAGAAAAATCGCTAGCTGATGATACGAAAAAGTTAGAGCAATTAGAAAAGCAAGGGCAAGAACTATATTCTCAAATTTTACAAGAAGGTAAAGAACATAATGAAGCAGTCACGAAGAAGATAGAGGAAGCTACTGCAAATGTAAATGAGCGTGAGAAAGTATTGAAAAACGAGAAAGAACTGCTAGAGAAAGCTCAGAAGGAAACGAAATCAGTTCAAAGTAATATAGAGAAGCTTGAAGATAAGAAATTGCAAAAACAAGCTAAAGCAGTAGAAGAGTCGTATAAAAATCGTTATGATACATTCCAAAAAATGAATGAGGATTACACGAAGGCGTTAGCGAATGAAAAAGAGCTGTATGAAAAATTAAAAGTAAAAGAAACGAAGTTAAAAGAAATTGGTGAAAAAGTTAAAACTGTTAATGAGTTAAATGTGGAAGCGCAAAAGGCGAAAGAACAATTTAATAAGCATACAAAAGAGTATAATGACAGTAAATTAGCATTTTACAAAGATGCACAGATTAAGATTAAAGAACAGAAATAA
- a CDS encoding response regulator transcription factor: MSTILVLEDEIPIRSFIVLNLKRAGFYVLEASTGEEALQILSEHTVDVALLDVMLPGIDGFQVCKASREKNKKMGIIMLTARVQDEDKVQGLGIGADDYIAKPFSPVELTARIQSLLRRIEVHEEKTNTITSGPFSLNIIEERLYKGGQLVDLTPTEYMILQYLMNQASKPVSRDEILNMIWGTNYVGETKVVDVNMRRLRQKIECNPSEPEFIHTVWGKGYVWKETIR; this comes from the coding sequence ATGTCAACAATTTTAGTTTTAGAAGATGAAATACCAATCCGTAGCTTTATTGTCTTAAATTTGAAACGTGCTGGATTTTATGTATTAGAAGCTAGTACTGGAGAAGAAGCGTTACAGATTTTAAGTGAACATACTGTTGATGTAGCGTTACTTGATGTTATGTTACCGGGGATCGATGGTTTTCAAGTTTGTAAAGCTAGCCGGGAAAAAAATAAAAAAATGGGTATTATTATGTTAACCGCACGTGTACAAGATGAAGATAAAGTACAAGGGCTAGGAATTGGTGCAGATGATTATATCGCAAAGCCGTTTAGTCCAGTAGAATTAACTGCACGAATACAATCTTTATTAAGAAGAATAGAAGTACATGAAGAAAAAACGAATACAATCACGTCTGGTCCGTTTTCGTTAAATATCATAGAAGAAAGATTATATAAAGGTGGACAATTAGTTGATTTAACCCCTACAGAGTACATGATATTACAGTATTTAATGAATCAGGCTTCGAAGCCGGTTTCGCGGGATGAAATTTTAAATATGATTTGGGGAACCAATTACGTAGGCGAGACGAAAGTAGTCGATGTAAATATGAGACGGTTACGTCAAAAGATAGAATGTAATCCGTCAGAACCAGAGTTTATCCATACCGTGTGGGGAAAAGGATATGTGTGGAAGGAAACTATAAGATGA
- a CDS encoding MgtC/SapB family protein: MSYEFLFKLGLALFLGLFIGIDRQLKNKPLGVKTSMVISVASCLITMVSIESVNVYSVPGHTNMDPMRLAAQIVSGIGFLGAGVILRRSNDVISGLTTASMVWAASALGIAIGAGFYIQATVAMVLIILAINVLPHLVKIAGPYSLRQKDLSIKITVNEHRELDGIFKQIKNLNMQVKRVKIKDIDNGASQQLEMVILAPEDLYTTELYSSLKEIDHVVSVEVESR, from the coding sequence ATGTCATATGAATTTTTATTCAAATTAGGTTTAGCACTCTTTTTAGGATTATTCATCGGGATAGATAGGCAGCTAAAGAATAAACCGCTTGGTGTGAAAACAAGTATGGTTATTTCTGTAGCAAGTTGTTTAATTACAATGGTTTCAATTGAATCTGTAAATGTATATTCTGTACCGGGTCATACGAATATGGATCCAATGCGATTAGCTGCCCAAATTGTTAGTGGTATTGGTTTTCTTGGAGCGGGGGTAATTTTACGAAGAAGTAATGACGTTATTTCTGGATTAACGACAGCTTCAATGGTATGGGCTGCTTCAGCTTTAGGTATTGCGATTGGAGCAGGATTTTATATACAAGCGACGGTTGCTATGGTTTTAATTATATTAGCAATCAATGTACTTCCTCACCTTGTGAAAATTGCAGGCCCATATTCATTGAGACAAAAGGACTTGTCTATCAAAATTACTGTAAATGAGCATCGAGAGTTAGATGGGATTTTTAAGCAAATTAAAAATTTAAATATGCAAGTGAAGCGAGTGAAAATTAAAGATATTGATAATGGAGCATCTCAGCAATTAGAAATGGTAATTTTAGCTCCAGAAGATTTATATACAACTGAGTTATATAGTTCTCTAAAAGAAATCGATCATGTCGTATCTGTTGAAGTTGAAAGTAGATAA
- a CDS encoding AMP-binding protein, with translation MLIVNKQEFSKNDFESRLQVYEEMEQFQEAKGNRFALCLKDPFDIITLVFFLKEKKASVLLIHEETPMDTAIEMARRANCAGLLYGESNEFIKLEVINLLQEEPSLLQYSSGTTGEPKLIRRAWTEVETEITAYNAALKCDEDEVPIVMAPVSHSYGLICGTLSAIMRGSKPIIITNKNPKFALNIVRNTEKHIIYAVPLMLHIMGSFPQGTLQFHKIMTSGSPLPEALFYKLKGMTKYMMQQYGCSEAGCISICHDMETHLDLGKPLPHVSINIGSDENEPEEIVVKIAGKEIYTKDLGYESERGLHFMGRMDDVINVSGLKVFPIEVEETMLRLEGIQEAIVYRGKHPVMGEIVKAKVISRIAPVKIREWCIQHLPSYKVPHEIESVTEIPKNKTGKVSRKLLEMGEVTT, from the coding sequence ATGCTAATCGTTAATAAACAAGAATTTAGCAAAAATGATTTTGAATCGAGATTACAAGTTTACGAGGAAATGGAACAATTTCAAGAAGCAAAAGGAAATAGATTTGCACTTTGCCTGAAAGATCCATTTGATATTATTACGCTTGTGTTTTTCTTAAAAGAAAAAAAAGCATCTGTATTACTTATTCATGAAGAGACACCGATGGATACAGCTATTGAGATGGCAAGGCGTGCAAATTGTGCGGGGCTCTTATATGGGGAAAGTAACGAATTTATAAAGTTAGAAGTTATAAATCTATTACAAGAAGAACCGTCTTTATTGCAATATAGTTCTGGAACAACAGGAGAACCGAAACTGATTCGTAGAGCATGGACGGAAGTTGAAACAGAAATTACTGCTTATAATGCAGCTTTAAAATGTGATGAAGATGAAGTACCAATTGTTATGGCTCCTGTTTCACATTCGTATGGATTAATTTGTGGTACGTTATCTGCAATTATGAGGGGTAGCAAGCCTATAATCATTACGAATAAAAATCCTAAATTCGCATTAAATATAGTTCGAAATACAGAAAAACATATTATATATGCAGTACCACTTATGCTACATATTATGGGTAGTTTTCCACAAGGTACGTTGCAGTTTCATAAAATTATGACGTCAGGATCACCTTTGCCAGAAGCGTTATTTTATAAACTGAAAGGAATGACAAAATACATGATGCAACAATATGGTTGTTCTGAAGCAGGATGCATTAGTATATGTCATGATATGGAAACTCATTTGGATTTAGGAAAGCCACTGCCTCATGTAAGTATAAACATAGGATCAGATGAAAACGAGCCTGAAGAAATCGTAGTGAAAATTGCTGGAAAGGAAATTTATACGAAAGATTTAGGGTATGAATCTGAGCGTGGCCTTCATTTTATGGGGCGTATGGATGATGTAATCAATGTTTCAGGATTAAAAGTTTTTCCTATAGAGGTGGAAGAAACGATGCTTCGGTTAGAAGGTATTCAAGAAGCAATTGTATACCGAGGGAAGCATCCTGTAATGGGTGAAATCGTAAAAGCGAAAGTGATCTCTCGTATTGCTCCGGTGAAAATAAGAGAATGGTGTATTCAGCATTTACCGTCTTATAAAGTTCCGCATGAAATTGAAAGTGTAACTGAAATTCCGAAAAATAAAACCGGAAAAGTAAGTAGAAAGTTACTAGAGATGGGAGAGGTTACAACATGA
- a CDS encoding HAMP domain-containing sensor histidine kinase, protein MKRKVTLYFMTVITLMLVLFEVAFSVSIYRYYYNGIVQYVESHAKTSTRFFSEYNSLYFIRLQEYSGDIISSFQLEGTELQLIDRHGSVIQSSSGEKVEGKVNIPQSLLEGEMYNQVTTTKDNEKQLEVLSPLIHQGQTIGVLKYTTVLKHVNAKIIEIIMFTISVGIVISGIVFLISRRLANSFVEPIESIIQASSQIAEGTLKNKIKEDYPGELGELAHSLNYMSDKIEKAEQMKNEFIASISHEIRTPLTGIKGWSETLKTVDHLTEEEIKQGMGIISGETDRLIHLVEELLDFSRLQSNHFNLYKQKVQLYDILEETIWQLTPNAEKKQIQFINTIERIELMGDRNRLKQIFLNIVQNAIKYSHENGTVYIEATKNEGQVVIKVKDEGIGIAKEYLPYIEQSFYQINNHAAGAGIGLAIVKKMVELHRGTLSIISKEGIGTTILIKLPL, encoded by the coding sequence ATGAAACGGAAAGTGACTTTATATTTTATGACGGTCATTACACTAATGCTTGTATTATTTGAAGTAGCATTTTCAGTTTCTATTTATCGATATTATTATAACGGCATTGTGCAATATGTTGAATCTCATGCAAAGACCAGTACACGTTTTTTCTCAGAATACAATTCACTATATTTTATTCGTTTGCAAGAATATAGTGGTGACATAATTAGTAGTTTTCAATTAGAAGGAACGGAATTACAGTTAATTGATCGTCATGGTTCGGTTATACAATCTTCAAGTGGTGAAAAGGTCGAAGGTAAAGTGAATATTCCACAATCTTTATTGGAAGGTGAAATGTATAATCAAGTTACTACCACGAAAGATAATGAAAAACAATTAGAAGTGCTAAGCCCACTTATACATCAAGGACAAACTATCGGTGTTTTAAAATATACGACTGTTTTAAAACATGTGAATGCAAAGATTATTGAAATCATTATGTTTACTATTTCCGTAGGTATTGTTATTTCAGGTATTGTCTTCTTAATTAGCAGACGCTTGGCAAATTCATTTGTTGAGCCAATTGAATCTATCATTCAAGCTTCTTCACAAATCGCAGAAGGAACACTGAAAAATAAAATTAAAGAAGATTATCCTGGTGAATTAGGTGAATTAGCACATAGTTTAAACTATATGTCTGATAAAATAGAAAAAGCAGAACAGATGAAAAATGAATTTATTGCTTCTATATCTCATGAAATACGGACACCTTTAACGGGAATTAAAGGTTGGAGTGAGACGTTAAAAACTGTAGATCATTTAACGGAAGAAGAAATAAAGCAAGGTATGGGAATAATTTCAGGTGAGACAGATCGATTGATTCATTTAGTAGAAGAATTGTTAGATTTTTCAAGATTACAATCAAATCATTTTAATTTATATAAACAAAAGGTGCAATTATACGATATACTAGAGGAGACGATTTGGCAATTAACTCCTAACGCTGAAAAGAAGCAAATTCAATTCATCAATACTATAGAACGAATTGAATTGATGGGAGACCGAAATAGGCTAAAGCAAATTTTCTTGAATATTGTTCAAAATGCAATTAAATATTCACATGAAAATGGTACTGTATACATTGAAGCGACTAAAAATGAAGGACAAGTAGTGATAAAGGTGAAAGACGAAGGGATTGGAATTGCTAAAGAGTATTTACCATATATAGAACAGTCATTTTACCAGATTAATAATCATGCTGCAGGTGCAGGTATTGGTTTAGCCATCGTAAAAAAAATGGTGGAGCTTCATAGAGGTACGCTTAGTATTATAAGTAAAGAAGGAATAGGAACAACAATTTTGATAAAACTTCCATTATAA
- a CDS encoding IucA/IucC family siderophore biosynthesis protein codes for MQHAKQIAEHATIQSFLNCYLRETGSGEWIIEDERIESIFSNTLNRNIVPTYLCCRLSAQNITLYGEVIYKSPTDRHLFGEQFYYQIGETKTVIKADYVTVITFLIKEMSINYGEGTNPAELMLRVIHSCQNIEEFTKKRAEDTSALYGFHTTFIEAEQSLLFGHLTHPTPKSRQGILDWKSAMYSPELKGECQLHYFRAHKSIVNEKSLLLDSTTTIIKEELSKDDMVSKEFIVKYCKEDEYSLIPIHPLQAEWLLHQPYVQEWINQGVLEYIGPVGKYYMATSSLRTLYHPHSKYMLKFSFPVKVTNSMRINKLKELESGLEGKEMLNTSIGEVLEKYPAFDFICDPAFITLNYGAKESGFEVIIRENPFYSEHANDVTLIAGLVQDAIPGERTRLSNIIHNLADLENRSCEEVSLEWFRRYVNISLKPMVWMYLQYGVALEAHQQNSVVQLKDGYPVKYYFRDNQGFYFCNSMKEKLNNELSGIGERTGNLYDDYIVDERFRYYLIFNHMFGLINGFGTAGLIKEEILLSELRSVLESFLPYNREPSTFLRELLEEDKLACKANLLTRFFDVDELTNPLEQAIYVQVDNPLVREVAVRS; via the coding sequence ATGCAGCATGCGAAACAAATCGCAGAACATGCAACAATACAAAGCTTTTTAAACTGTTATTTAAGAGAAACAGGGAGCGGAGAATGGATTATAGAGGATGAAAGAATAGAAAGTATCTTCAGTAATACGTTGAATAGAAATATAGTCCCCACTTATTTATGCTGTCGGTTGTCGGCACAAAACATTACTTTGTATGGAGAAGTTATATATAAATCACCAACAGATCGTCATTTGTTTGGAGAACAGTTTTATTATCAAATCGGAGAAACTAAAACTGTTATAAAAGCAGATTACGTTACAGTTATTACATTTTTAATAAAAGAGATGTCTATCAACTATGGAGAAGGAACTAACCCTGCTGAACTTATGCTTCGAGTTATTCATAGTTGTCAAAATATTGAGGAATTTACAAAAAAGAGAGCAGAAGATACATCTGCATTATATGGTTTCCATACAACTTTTATTGAGGCGGAGCAATCTTTATTATTTGGGCATTTAACTCATCCTACCCCAAAGAGTAGACAAGGTATATTGGATTGGAAAAGTGCAATGTATTCTCCAGAATTAAAAGGAGAATGCCAGCTTCATTATTTTCGAGCACATAAAAGTATAGTAAATGAAAAATCATTATTATTAGATTCTACAACAACGATTATAAAAGAAGAATTAAGTAAAGATGACATGGTAAGTAAGGAATTTATAGTGAAATACTGTAAGGAAGATGAATATTCATTAATTCCAATTCATCCGCTTCAGGCAGAATGGTTATTACATCAACCTTATGTACAAGAGTGGATAAATCAAGGAGTACTTGAGTATATCGGTCCCGTAGGTAAGTATTATATGGCAACATCATCACTTAGGACGCTATATCATCCTCATTCGAAATATATGCTTAAGTTTTCATTTCCGGTGAAAGTAACAAATTCAATGCGCATTAATAAGTTGAAGGAACTTGAGAGTGGCCTTGAAGGGAAGGAAATGTTAAATACGTCAATTGGTGAAGTACTAGAAAAGTATCCAGCTTTTGATTTTATTTGTGATCCAGCCTTTATTACCTTAAATTATGGAGCAAAAGAGTCTGGATTTGAAGTGATTATTCGAGAGAATCCTTTTTATAGTGAACATGCAAATGACGTTACTTTAATTGCTGGACTAGTTCAAGATGCTATACCGGGAGAACGTACTCGTTTATCGAATATTATTCATAACTTAGCAGATTTAGAAAATAGAAGCTGTGAAGAAGTAAGTTTAGAGTGGTTTAGACGGTATGTAAATATTTCTTTAAAGCCGATGGTATGGATGTATTTACAGTATGGAGTTGCATTAGAAGCTCATCAGCAAAATAGTGTTGTTCAGCTAAAGGATGGTTATCCAGTAAAATATTATTTCCGTGATAATCAAGGGTTTTATTTCTGTAATTCAATGAAAGAGAAGCTTAATAATGAGTTATCTGGTATTGGAGAACGTACTGGAAATTTATATGACGATTATATTGTAGATGAAAGGTTTCGTTACTATTTAATTTTTAATCATATGTTTGGACTTATTAACGGTTTTGGTACAGCAGGATTAATTAAGGAGGAAATTCTTCTCTCTGAATTAAGGTCTGTACTTGAATCATTCCTTCCATATAACCGTGAACCTTCTACATTTTTAAGAGAATTGTTGGAAGAGGATAAGTTGGCATGCAAAGCAAACTTGCTAACGAGATTTTTCGATGTTGATGAACTGACAAATCCTTTAGAGCAAGCAATTTATGTACAAGTAGATAATCCACTCGTTAGAGAAGTGGCTGTTCGTTCATAA
- a CDS encoding peptidoglycan-N-acetylglucosamine deacetylase, whose translation MEKAFNIKRVVVVLMAIAAVAIGYFMFQSITSPAKAVAKQENVIQLASEQPKGEMNKTAPSRFNGQERKVAYLTFDDGPGKYTAELLNMLKQHDAKATFFLIGANVKQFPDLVKRENAEGHYVGMHSMTHNFAKLYKNGEYVNEMKEDQGLIANIIGKAPKLTRPPYGSMPGLNEGLRNKVVEDGLKVWDWTIDSLDWKYNKVPVDAAAAQIAQNVLAGATKPQEVILMHDIHPQSVAAVPAILKGLKEKGYEFEAYHEENHFPVNFWHDNRM comes from the coding sequence ATGGAAAAAGCTTTTAATATTAAACGAGTAGTAGTCGTTTTAATGGCGATTGCAGCAGTAGCTATTGGGTATTTCATGTTTCAATCTATTACTTCACCAGCAAAAGCTGTTGCGAAACAAGAAAATGTAATACAGCTTGCAAGTGAACAACCGAAAGGTGAAATGAATAAAACGGCACCAAGTCGTTTTAATGGACAGGAGAGAAAAGTTGCTTACCTTACATTTGATGATGGGCCAGGAAAATATACGGCTGAATTATTGAATATGTTAAAACAGCATGATGCGAAGGCGACATTCTTTTTAATTGGTGCGAATGTGAAACAGTTTCCTGATTTAGTGAAACGTGAAAATGCAGAAGGACATTATGTTGGAATGCATAGTATGACACACAATTTTGCGAAGTTATATAAAAATGGCGAGTATGTTAATGAAATGAAAGAAGATCAAGGCTTAATCGCAAATATTATTGGGAAAGCTCCTAAATTAACACGTCCTCCATACGGATCGATGCCTGGTTTAAATGAAGGTCTCCGAAATAAAGTAGTTGAGGATGGTTTAAAAGTGTGGGACTGGACAATTGACTCTTTAGACTGGAAATACAATAAAGTACCAGTCGATGCAGCGGCAGCACAAATCGCTCAAAATGTATTAGCTGGTGCAACAAAACCGCAAGAAGTCATTTTAATGCATGACATTCACCCGCAATCAGTTGCTGCTGTGCCAGCAATTTTAAAGGGTCTAAAAGAAAAAGGTTATGAATTTGAAGCATACCATGAAGAGAATCACTTCCCAGTGAATTTCTGGCACGATAACCGTATGTAA
- a CDS encoding IucA/IucC family siderophore biosynthesis protein, with product MKEEVYHIKILKALQSKEYISVRRRVFRQLVESLIYEEIITPICIQKGEQILFIIQGLDEKNQNVMYQCYGQERMTFGRICLHDSLIMRVQDEEEEIQSVSQFLQEIFRIVQVDRTKLDSFIQELEQTIFKDTIAQYERSSEEDYIVKSYDELESHLIDGHPYHPSYKARIGFQYRDNFQYGFEFMQPMKIIWIAAHEKYTTVGYESEESYNCTFKEEIGEKKIEEYMDRIRKMDCDSKKYMFIPVHPWQWENFIIPNYTDHIQDKYIIYLGKSEDDYCAQQSMRTLRNVTNRAKPYVKLSMNLLNTSTIRTLKPHSVVSAPAISNWLKDIVDHDPYLRDESRLILLNEFSSVTYDANKKATYGSLGCIWRESVHKYLDKKEEAIPFNGLYAKGKDGTPIIDLWLKRNGVESWLQLLIQKAIVPVVHLVVEHGVALESHGQNMILVHEEGIPVRIALKDFHEGLEFYRPFLKELEKCPDFTKMHKTYANGQMNDFFEMARIECLQEMVLDALFLFNLGELAFVLADEYQLEEEQFWIILVEEIENHFERFSHLKERFEALQLYTPTFHAEQLTKRRLYMDVESLVHEVSNPLYRAKQLIIQKSVVTGGNHANR from the coding sequence ATGAAAGAAGAAGTTTATCACATAAAAATATTGAAGGCACTCCAATCAAAAGAGTACATTTCAGTAAGAAGAAGAGTATTCCGGCAATTAGTAGAATCGTTAATTTATGAAGAAATCATTACGCCGATTTGTATACAAAAGGGAGAGCAAATCCTTTTTATTATACAAGGTCTTGATGAAAAGAATCAAAATGTAATGTACCAATGCTATGGACAAGAACGTATGACATTTGGGCGTATTTGTTTGCATGACTCATTAATAATGAGAGTTCAAGATGAGGAAGAAGAAATACAATCAGTTTCACAATTTTTACAGGAGATTTTTCGAATTGTACAAGTGGATCGAACGAAATTGGATTCTTTTATTCAAGAATTAGAACAAACAATCTTTAAAGATACGATTGCACAATATGAGAGAAGTAGTGAAGAAGACTATATTGTGAAGTCTTATGATGAGCTTGAAAGTCATTTGATAGATGGACATCCATATCATCCTAGCTATAAAGCACGTATTGGATTTCAATATCGTGACAATTTTCAATATGGATTTGAATTTATGCAACCAATGAAAATTATATGGATTGCAGCTCATGAGAAATATACGACTGTAGGATATGAAAGTGAAGAGAGCTATAACTGTACCTTTAAAGAAGAAATTGGTGAAAAGAAAATCGAAGAGTATATGGATCGTATTCGAAAAATGGACTGTGATTCGAAGAAGTATATGTTTATACCTGTTCATCCTTGGCAGTGGGAGAACTTTATTATTCCGAATTATACTGACCATATACAGGATAAATATATTATTTATTTAGGGAAATCAGAAGATGATTATTGCGCGCAGCAGTCGATGCGGACATTAAGAAATGTTACGAACCGAGCGAAACCATATGTAAAGTTATCAATGAATTTACTGAATACTTCAACTATCCGTACATTAAAACCACATTCGGTTGTGAGTGCACCTGCTATATCGAATTGGTTAAAAGATATAGTAGATCATGATCCTTATTTAAGGGATGAATCGCGTTTAATTTTGTTAAATGAATTTTCGAGTGTTACGTACGATGCGAATAAAAAAGCTACATATGGCTCATTAGGATGTATTTGGCGCGAAAGCGTTCACAAATATTTAGATAAAAAAGAAGAGGCAATCCCATTTAACGGTTTATATGCCAAGGGAAAAGATGGGACACCAATTATTGATTTGTGGTTAAAGAGAAATGGAGTAGAAAGCTGGTTACAACTGCTTATTCAAAAAGCAATTGTCCCAGTTGTACACCTCGTTGTAGAGCATGGAGTCGCATTAGAATCACATGGACAAAACATGATTTTAGTTCATGAAGAGGGAATACCAGTCCGTATTGCATTAAAAGATTTTCATGAAGGACTGGAGTTTTATCGTCCATTTTTGAAAGAACTCGAAAAATGTCCTGACTTTACTAAAATGCATAAAACATATGCGAATGGTCAAATGAATGATTTCTTTGAAATGGCCCGTATTGAATGTCTACAAGAAATGGTTTTAGATGCGCTTTTCCTGTTTAATCTAGGTGAACTGGCTTTCGTGCTGGCAGATGAGTATCAGTTGGAAGAGGAACAATTTTGGATCATTCTTGTTGAAGAAATAGAAAATCATTTTGAAAGATTTTCGCATTTGAAAGAACGTTTTGAAGCATTACAATTATATACACCTACATTTCATGCAGAGCAATTAACGAAGCGTCGTTTATATATGGATGTGGAATCGCTTGTTCATGAAGTTTCAAATCCATTGTATAGAGCAAAGCAACTTATAATACAAAAATCAGTTGTTACAGGGGGAAATCATGCTAATCGTTAA
- a CDS encoding GNAT family N-acetyltransferase, translating into MEIHVRRATKNDIANIAKVHVESWKTTYKGIFSNGVLDNITYEQRENLWKNIFQKDDKNEYRFVAETLNGEIIGFIDGGAERTGTYNCDGELYAIYILQEYQGMKIGQRLFQALLSDCKKNNMQSLLVWVVSNNPSKKFYEKYDPEKIDTKFLERVQVEETAYCWRDLNLLYKQLQDLI; encoded by the coding sequence ATGGAGATACATGTTCGAAGGGCAACGAAAAATGATATTGCAAATATAGCAAAAGTGCATGTGGAAAGCTGGAAAACAACGTATAAAGGGATATTTTCTAACGGGGTTTTAGACAATATAACGTATGAACAACGAGAAAACCTGTGGAAAAACATCTTCCAAAAAGATGATAAGAACGAATATAGGTTTGTAGCAGAGACGTTAAATGGGGAAATTATCGGATTTATCGATGGTGGAGCTGAAAGAACGGGGACATATAATTGTGATGGGGAATTATATGCAATATACATTTTACAAGAGTATCAAGGAATGAAGATAGGACAACGTTTATTTCAAGCTTTACTATCAGATTGTAAAAAAAATAATATGCAATCTCTTTTAGTTTGGGTTGTCTCTAATAATCCTTCTAAAAAGTTTTATGAAAAATATGATCCTGAAAAAATTGATACGAAATTTTTAGAGAGAGTACAGGTAGAAGAAACAGCGTATTGCTGGAGAGATTTAAATCTTTTATACAAACAATTGCAGGATTTAATATAA